From the genome of Sinanaerobacter sp. ZZT-01:
TTCCGTTTTAGCATTCCAATTTGGAGATGGATTTTCTAATGTCATTTCGCCAACTTCCGGATATTTCATGGCAGCATTGGCAATTGGTGGAATCAAATGGGATAAGTGGGCAAAATGGATGTGGCCATTGTTTTTAATTTGGTGTATCCTAGGCATTTCGCTGGTAGCGATATCCGTACTGATCCACTACGGTCCGTTTTAAGAGAAAATCACGCTTATAAATATACAGATAGACACTTATCATATCTAATTATAGCGAAATTCAATTTTATATACTTCCACAAAAATGGCTTTGAACAAACCTGTGTTCAAAGCCATTTTTAAACCTTCAATCTAGATGCTTAAAACCTTTTCCCACGACATCTCCAGCCTCACAGCCTACTAGAAAAGCTTTTTTATCTACTTCACGAGCGATATCTCGGACTTTGTAAAACTGTGGTTTGCTGACGACACAAAATATAATATTTTTTTGATTATGATCATAACCGCCCTCTCCTTTTATGACTGTAACGCCCCGATGCAGTTCATGTAAGATTCGCTCCTGTATCTCTTGACTGTGATCGGAAATAATAAATAAAAGGCGGTTTATATTAAGTCCATAAACCATGTTATCCATGACCAATCCGGAAATGTAAATGCAGATTGCCGCAAAAATAGAAACATCGATGTTGCCGTAAGCAAAAATAGATGCAATGACGACGATCAGATTCGTTCCGGTCAAAAGCTTTCCCATAGAAAAATGGGGGAAGCTCTTTTGAACGACGGCACTGATAATAGCGGTGCCTCCAGTCGTTGAATGACTCATGTAGATCAAGGCATTGCCAGCTCCCATTAAAATTCCGCCAAAAATAGATGCTAACAGAGGAGCGATGGGGGAGGTGGAAGGATAAGGAGGCATCCAGACTACCAGTGCATCAATGCAAAAACTAAAGATAGAAAGAGAAGCTGCGGTTCGAATTGTAAAACCTTTTGAGACAAAAAACCATGATAAAATGAAAAGAGGAACATTGATCATAAAAATCATCGTTCCAATGGGAATATGAAACAGGTAATTGAGAATTGTAGCAATTCCGGTTACGCCTCCCGGTGCAATTTGAAATGGCTTAGTAAAGATCTGAATGCCCATGGCGTAAGAGTAGGAACCCAAAAGATTGATGATTAAAAAATGAAGGTAATCTTTTGGTGTGTGGAGTTCGGAACGCATTTTATTCACCTCATAAATTGTATTTCTGAAGAAGAATTGTTTTTTTACATGAAGATAGTATACATTTTATTTTAAATTTTTACAATATGTTTTGTGATTTTAATAAAATTTATATTATACTTATAAGATATGTGAAAATTAGGAAAAGTAATATAGTCTTACATAGAAAAGTATAAAGAGAAGAGAGAGGGAAGGAAGTTGGATAAAGCAAGGAGAGTTTTAGAAAAATTGGCACTGGCAGATTATGAAGCTTATTTAGTCGGCGGCTGTGTTCGAGATTTATTATTAAATAAAATTCCAAAGGACTTTGATATAACAACCAATGCACTGCCGGAGTGTATTGAAGAAATTTTTTCTGGATACCGCACTTTGAGAACTGGAATAAAACATGGAACCATCACGGTAATATTTGAGGATGAGCCATTTGAAATTACAACGTATCGTACAGATGGCATTTACAGCGATCATCGCAGACCGGATCAAATCACTTTTTCTGCATCGCTTCAAGAGGATTTGGCACGCAGAGACTTTACCATTAATGCAATGGCATATAATGAAGCGGAGGGATTGGTCGATCCTTATAATGGAAAAGAAGACTTAGAAAAAGGTATTTTACGGTGTGTTGGTGATGCTGCCTTGCGTTTTGAGGAGGACGCTTTGCGCCTTTTACGTCTTTTGCGCTTTGCATCCGAGTTGGGCTTCCATGCAGAAGAAAAAACGGAAATTGCTGCTTATGAAAAAAAAGAGCTTTTGGAGAAAGTGTCAAAAGAGCGTGTACGTGAGGAATGTTCAAAATTATTGTGCGGCAAGCATGCGGGACAAGTGCTTGTGAAATGGATTAAAGTGTTGGGAGTGGTTTTGCCTGAACTTCTCCCCATGGAAGGCTTTCAACAAAGAAACCCCCACCATAAGTATGATGTGCTTTGCCACACGGCAGCTGTCGTAGATTCAATACCTGAGAAACCTTATCTAAGGTGGACTGCTTTGCTTCATGACATCGGAAAGCCGTGGCGGTATACCGTGGATAAGCATGGGATCGGACATTTTTACGGACATGCAAAGGAAAGTGAAAATATAGCGGAAATTATATTAAAGCGTTTAAAAATGGATCGGGAAAGCATTAGCAAAATACTGCTTTTAATTCGTTATCATGATTTTCGCATAGAAGCTAAAACCGAGCTTGTAAAGGAATGGCTGTGTAAGTTAGGAAAAGAGAATTTTGAGGATTTATTATTATTAAAAAAAGCAGATCTAGCAGGGCAAAACCCACTGGGTGGAAAAAAGAATCGAAAATTGGAAGCACTTTGCGCGGTTACAAGAGATATTTTAGAACGTGGTCAGTGCTATCAATTAAAAGACTTGCGAATAGATGGAAATGATTTGATAGAAAATGGAATGCAAAGTGGGGAGCAAATCGGATACGCCTTACATCTTTTATTAAAAAATGTAATCAAGGGATGCGTTGTCAATGAAAAAGAGATGCTTTTGGATTTTCTTATAAAAGAAGAACTGTTATAGGGTTCGTATGCACGCTATTATCATGTGCAATTTATAGCTCAATGTAGTGGAGAGAGCTATGTAGTTGTTCGAGAATTGGAGGGCAAAAATGATAAGAAGGAAATTACTATTCTTATATATAGGATTGATAATAATGATTGTTTTTACGACTTTTTCGTTTGCAGTGGAAAATACGGATGAGGTATTAAAAGATGTTAAGGGAACTGCTTATGAGCAGGCAGTTCAGACTTTATTGGAAGAAGGGGCAATTTCTGGTTATCAAGAGGGTGTGTTTAAACCGGATGCGTATATAACGAGAGCCGAGGCGTGTGTGATGATTGTAAAAATCATTTATTCATCGAAGGAGCCTTTGCAGTCAGTGAAGAATAGCTCTTTTTCCGATATGAATGGATACGGCTGGGCTTCACCTTATGTAAATTATGCTGTTCAGAATAGGGTTGTTAGTGGTTATGGTAATGGCGTTTTTGCTCCGGACAAGAACATTACCTATAATGAATTGGTCACTATGCTAGTATCTGCTAAAGGAAATACTGCTGCTGATTTAGAAGGGGTGTGGCCGGATAAGTATTATGAAAAGGCAAAAGAAATGGGGTTATTCGCATCAATTTCGAATGAAGTAGAAGGTAATATGGAAGCAACGAGAGGGAATGCGGCAATTATGATTTGCAATGGGTTAATAGAGAGATAATGAATATATTTGAATCATTAATAGATAAATCTTATAGATATCATCTTTCAAATTTTTGAAAGATGATATTTTTTTTAACAAATGATTGACAGAATGGAAATGAAGAATATAATATAACATATGAACAAGTATTCATATGTTGATATGAACATATGAATACATTTAGGAATAGAATAGAAAGGAGTATAAAATTGGAAGAGAATAAAAAAATAGAATGCTGTGATTCTCTTCATATTCATGATGAAATCATTGAAACCGTAAATGAAACCATGCCTGATGAAGAAATTCTTTATGATTTAGCAGAGCTGTATAAGGTTTTCGGTGACAGTACACGGATACGAATTTTATATGTGTTATTTGAGGCTGACTTGTGTGTATGCGATATTGCACAATTATTAAATATGGGGCAATCTGCTATTTCTCATCAGCTTCGAGTATTGAAGCAGGCAAGACTTGTAAAATTCAGAAGAGAGGGAAAATCCGTCATTTATTCTTTATCGGACGATCACGTTCGTACGATTATTGATCAGGGAATTGAACATATTTCAGAATAAGAAAGGAAAAGATATTATGAAAAAGACTTTTAAAATGCAGGAATTAGACTGCGCAAACTGTGCTGCGAAGATGGAAAATGCGATTAAAAAAATTAAAGGGGTTCAGAATGCTCAGATCAGCTTTATGACTCAGAAGCTGACATTAGAAGCACCGGATGAAATGTTTGATAACATATTGGAAGAAGCAATCAATGTTTGCAAAAAGGTAGAACCGGATTGCATGATTGTAACACAGTAAAGAAGCAAAGAAAGGGATTCGACAAGTCAAAGAGTGACTTTAGACAGGTGGGATATGTCAAAGAAACAAAAAAGAGTATTAATTAGAATATTGATAAGCGGTATCTTATTTGCTGCAGGAGAGGTACTTTTGGCAATCGATTTGAATCCGTTTGGAAAAGCGGGAGCGTTTGCATTCTTTTTGATTCCTTATTTGATTGTGGGTGGTGATATCCTTCTGGAAGCCGTAAAAAATATATTACGGGGACAGATTTTCGATGAAAATTTTTTGATGGTGGTTGCGACGGTCGGCGCATTTGCGGTTGGAGAATACCCGGAAGGGGTTGCCGTAATGTTGTTTTATCAGATCGGTGAACTTTTTCAGGGTTATGCTGTCAATGCATCAAGAAAATCCATTTCAACTTTAATGGACATTCGCCCAGATTATGCTAATATAGAGGTAGATGGAGTTTTAAGGCAAGTCGATCCGGAGGAAATTTCGGTTGGAGATATCATAGTTGTAAAGCCTGGGGAAAGAATACCGTTAGATGGTATTGTAAAAGACGGCGTTTCTTCTGTAGATACTTCCGCATTGACAGGAGAATCTATGCCGCGAGATTTAAAAGTAGGCAGTGAGGCATTAAGCGGCTGCATTAATTTAAACGGTGTGTTATCCATTCGTGTTGAAAAGGAATTCGGTGAATCTACTGTATCTAAGATTTTGGATTTGGTAGAAAATGCGAGCAGTAAAAAAGCGAAAGCCGAAAACTTCATTACAAAGTTTGCACGGTACTATACTCCTATTGTCGTTATTTGTGCTGCATTATTAGCAATTGTTCCGCCTTTATTGATAAAAGATGCATTATTTACTGATTGGGTTCAGCGTGCGCTTATATTTCTTGTTGTCTCTTGCCCTTGTGCATTGGTCATCTCTATTCCTTTGGGATTCTTCGGCGGCATCGGAGGTGCGTCCAAATGCGGGGTATTGGTGAAGGGCAGCAATTATTTAGAGGTGCTGGCGAAGACAGGAATCATTGTCTTTGATAAGACCGGAACTCTGACAAAAGGTAATTTTAAAGTTGCACAGATTTATCCATCACAGGGAGCAGCATTTACTGAAAATGAAGTATTGCATTTTGCAGCTGCGGCAGAAAATTATTCGGATCATCCAATCTCTGTTTCTTTAAAAGAAGCATATGGCAAAAAGATTGATCCGAAGCTTTTAGAAAACGTGGAAGAGATTCCCGGTCATGGGGTGAAAGCCATTGTGAATGGGAAAAAAGTATACGTTGGAAATGCAAAACTCATGGAACTGTGTTCTGTGGAATATGAAAAAAAATCAGTAGTGGGAACACTTGTATATGTTGCGGTAGAAGAGAGCTATGCTGGTTGTATTGTCATTGCGGATGAAATCAAAGCAGATTCTGCGGATGCCATAATCAAGTTAAAGAATTCTGGCATAAAGCGTACGATTATGCTGACCGGAGATTCAAAAAATGTTGGGCAGATGGTTGGAAAGCAATTAGGATTAGATGAAGTTTATACGGAGCTTCTGCCAACAGGAAAAGTAAGCCAGCTAGAAGAACTATTAAAACAAAGAAAACAATATGGAAATCTGGCTTTTGTCGGAGATGGTATCAATGATGCTCCGGTTTTAGCACAGGCGGATGTCGGTATTGCAATGGGAGGATTGGGGTCAGATGCTGCGATTGAAGCAGCAGATATTGTAATTATGGACGATCGGCCTTCCAAGATTGTAACTGCAATTAAAATTTCGAGAAAAACACTTCAAATCGTTAAGCAAAATATCGTTTTAGCGTTAGGAGTAAAAGGAATTGTATTGTTGATGGGAGCCTTTGGATTGGCGACAATGTGGGAAGCTGTATTTGCAGATGTAGGAGTATCGGTGCTTGCTATTTTAAATGCGATGAGAGCCTTGAATGTTTCAAAGTATCAAGGTTGATATGCAGTAAAAAGGAGAAGCTATATGCAACAGGAAATGCAAGATAAAGCACAATCAAATGAAAATACCACTACTGTAAACGAGATCCCATGGATTATTTTTAAAACAGGAGACAGCTATTTTGCGGTTTTGAGCGCAGATGTAACTTCTATTTCTATTTTACCGGAAGAGTTGACAGGTATACCGGATGCGCCGGATTATGTGAGAGGACTTGCAAATTTACGAGACTCTTGCATTCCTGTCCTTGATTTGCGGATTTTATTAAATATGCAGATTCTTTCAGAAGAAATCTGTATGTTTGAAAATATGATGGACGCACGTAAAAAGGATCACCAAAATTGGGTGGATGAGCTGATTCGCTCCATCAATGAAAAAATACCATTTGCACTGACTTCTGATCCGCATCAATGTGCATTCGGAAAATGGTATGACCACTATAAAAGCAATAATCCGATGGTACAATTTCAGTTAAAAAAAATTGATGAGCCACATAAAGAGCTTCATAACATGGCAGTAGAAACACAGCAAGTATTAAATATTACAGATGCGCAGGAGCGGGAAAGAGCTTTGGAACGTATCCAAAAACAGCTTAAGGATCAGATTTTACCGATTATGCTTCATTTGTTGGATGACACAAAAAGAGTTATGAGAGATAGTATACGGGAGATGATGCTTGTATTAGATGACGGAACAAAAAAATGTGGACTTGCTGTAGATGAAGTACTTCGTGTAGAGACTTTGGAACCAGTTCCAGATACAATTAAAATTGACGATTACCATCAGATGAATTACGTGACAGGAATCTCTAAATCAAAAGAGCAGATTGTCTTATTGATTGATGAGAAAAAACTTTTGGAATTGGTATAAATATAGAATGTAAAATTTAATATTATGGAAAGATCGATCTTTTTTCTTGTAGGGAAAAGATATAAGGCTGTAGATAAAATGTATTTTTGTCTGCAGCTTTTTTAATATAAGTTTTTTTATATGGGGGAAAAGTGCAAGTGCATGAAAGAGATAGGTCATAATTTGCCGTTTGAAATCCTCAATTTATAAGGTCGAATTATAGTAAAAGACATTTAATACAGTAAAAAAATAATAAAATATAGATAATAACAGTAATATTTTACAAAATAATATTTAACATTGACAAATAATTTTTAATGTATTAAAGTTAAAATTAATCAAATCAATCTGCGTATTTAGAGGCAGGCTTTCATATGGGAAAGGATGACAGTTGTTAAGTAGGGTGGCCTTTTTAACCACGAAAGGGGATAAATTATGTCTATTTCTAAAATTACAAAAAAATTATTTTGTTTAACTTGTGTTGTGGCTCTCAGCAGTTCTGCGGCTTTTGCACAGTCTGCTCCTCTTGATGCAAATGCAATCAAGAACAATGAAGCCAGAGGGGGGGAGATTTCGGTTATGGCTTCCTCAACACCAATCACCTCCTATGGCGGTCATGGTGAGTATGGCTGGGGACTGTTTAATGCTTGGGCGAAATATGCACATGATGACTATGAGCATCGAGTTGTTTTACAAACTGATGATTATTCATATGGTGCTTGGGAACTTGCAGGAGGAAATAATTATTCCTATAAAGAACATAAAAAAGGAAAAACGAATGTTGGAAGTGGTGAAATTCGATAAGATAAATTAAAATATACAAAGTAAGGCTACCCTATTTACTTTAATTATCATCAGAAAGGCGTTGTAATATGAAGAAATTATATGTATTTTTAGTCGTTGCGTTATATTTTACCGTTTCTCTTTTTTGCGGACTGGATCTTTCTTTGAAAGAAAATAACAGGATTGCCAACGATTTTTTCAACGGCACGATTATGGTAAAGCAGAAGAGCAATCCGGAGCAGACGCTAAAAAGCCTGAAGGAAATTTCTGATGGATATGGTCTGACTCTTGCAAAGATCTCTCCGTATGATGAAGGTACGGATCTCTATATCTATTCATCCGACGGTGCTTTTGAAAAAAGCATATTAGGGCTTAATCCCTTGCATTTGGGGATGCTTTATACAAATAAAAAAGAAATAGCGGATAGCGATGCGCATTTTGATGTTTTCAGCAATAAGAAAATCAAGGTATATCCGTTAGATGATCTGGATGAGGTCCATCTAATGGGCCGGTATAGTATCTATACGGAGGATATCAGCTTCTTTTCGGAGCAGATTGACAATATTAATTTAAAATACGGTAATTCTGTAGAAATATATGAAAACAGGAGGCTTTTTAATGTTGTTGAGGAAAATTACAGCAGCCTCCAAGTAGGGTATTTAGGTTTCTTGGTAGGATTACTTAACATCATCATTGTGGTTACCTATCTTTATAGAATGAATCATCTGAAGCGCAGCTTTGCAATAAAAAAACTATGTGGTTATTCCAACCAAATGATTTTCTCAGAATTATGGTGCCGGTTCATCTTAAAGCCAATTGGCATTGCGCTTCTTTTCTCATATGTTTTTTCAATCGGCGTATTTATAGTGTGTCGGTATATTGACAGCGTAAATTCACTTTTGCTGTTTTTAAAAAAATTAACACTTTATAACCTTGCCGTCAGCGTGGCTTTGATGCTGCTTCTGGCTTTATTTACCGCAATTTTATTGCAGATATTTAAAGCAGAAGATATCATTCGGTATCTGAAACACTCAAAAAAAGAAACAAATAAGCTGAATTTTTGTATTATAGCTTTATCTATGGTCTTTGTGCTGCTCTCATCGAGCGTCCTGTATACAAGTGCAGACTATGTCATAGACCGAAGAAGCTCCCAAAAACTCTGGGAGAAAAACAAGGATTTAGTGACGCTGCATGCTAGCGTAACTTCACACATCCTTGACGATACAAAAGAAAGTGCTTTGTTTGAAAAAAAACTTACGGAGCTTTGGAAGTACTTTTATAAGGAAGGAGGTATTTTGTTCCATAAACGAAAGATAATTGAAGTGAATAAGCAGGAAATTCCCCTGATTTATATTAACAAGAGTTACTTAAAAGAGAATGCGGTTTTAGATGTAAACGGGAAGCGGATTTTAGATTTTGATGAATCGGATGACAATAATATCAGTGTATTGGTTCCGGAGCGGTATAGAGGTGATATTACTTTAATTCAACCAGAACTTCACGAGCTTCATCTGAATGGTAAATATCTGGGGGAGGATATAATTAATTCACGGCTTTCCGATGAAGGAACGGAATATCACTCCTATGAAGCGAATCTCAATAATCCTGACATCGTTGAAACGGTTACATACATAAAAAATGATCAAAAACTATTTACCTATGCCGGATATGTCGATACGCCTCAAAATGGGATTCTGATGCTGGTAAACGACAGAAATATGGGTTCAAATGCATACATCCCTACCATTTTGGGGGGCGAAGGAATAAAAATTCGGGACTATTTAAAATTAAAGCCATATGTCGATGAATTTTTTAAAGAAAATGGATATGATTACGTAGACTATTATTTTGCATCTATATATGAGGGATATGAAGAGGATGTACAGTATATGCTGTTTTTAACACAATTCAGCATTTTTACGCTGCTTTTGAATTTGGTATTTCTATTTCTCGCGCTCTTTTCGTTTGTCAGTATTTACTTTGATAACTACAAGCGTAAAAATGCAGTTTTAAAATTTATGGGTTTCAGTTTTAGGGAAAGGCACCGTGCTTTTTTCGTAAAGTTCTCTGTTTTAAATCTCGCAATGACTGTGCTTTGCTTGGTCATTGTGAAAATCGCTGAGAGGAGAATTATGAATTTGCATCTTTTTGCCCCGATGCTTCTCGTTTATTTCCTTTTCATCCTTCTTCATATATTGCTTGTAAGCTATATATTGCAAAGAAAAGAAAAATTTAATATGATACAGGTCTTGAAAGGAGAATAATATGCAGCCTCTTATTGAAACAAGAAATCTGAATAAAAATTTCGGAGAAAAATCGGTGTTAAGTAATTTTACGTTTTCTGCCGATCCGCAGGAATTTATATCGATTACCGGAAAAAGCGGCTCAGGAAAAAGTACACTTTTAAACATTTTGGGGTTATTAGATCAATACGATTCGGGTGAATTGCTGATTCATAATGAAGTGATTTCTAATATCAGTGGGAAGAAAGCCCTCTTATTAAGAAGAAATTATATGGGATATATTTTTCAAAACTATGCGTTGATTGAAGACGAAACAGTAGAAGAAAATTTAAAAGTTGCGTTGAGATACGCTCCTGAAAATGGACAGTCGAAGAAAGACATCATTCAAGGTGCATTAGCAGAAGTGGGATTGGAAAATTTTGAACGAAAAAAGATCTATGAGCTTTCCGGAGGAGAGCAGCAAAGAGTTGCTGTTGCCAGAGTTTTTATTAAACCATGTGAGTTGATTTTGGCTGATGAACCAACTGGTTCTCTAGATTTGGAAAATAAAAACTTGATTTTAAAGCTATTCAGAAAACTGCGAGAAAACGGGAAGACGATTATTATTGTTACTCACGATTTAGAAATCCCTAAAATCTGCGATAAAAACATTACACTTTAAAACTGATATTTACATTTTTTTAATGTAGGCAGTAGCTCTTTTAAAAACATACGGTAAATGATACACTATAGAAATAAAAGGAGAAAGAGTGTCAAAAAGGGAGGGCTTATTTTGGATATTAATATAATCAATACTTTGGGGTATGCACTAAACATGAGTTCAATAATAATTTTGCGAGTCCTGGAAATAACCGCA
Proteins encoded in this window:
- a CDS encoding YitT family protein, which gives rise to MRSELHTPKDYLHFLIINLLGSYSYAMGIQIFTKPFQIAPGGVTGIATILNYLFHIPIGTMIFMINVPLFILSWFFVSKGFTIRTAASLSIFSFCIDALVVWMPPYPSTSPIAPLLASIFGGILMGAGNALIYMSHSTTGGTAIISAVVQKSFPHFSMGKLLTGTNLIVVIASIFAYGNIDVSIFAAICIYISGLVMDNMVYGLNINRLLFIISDHSQEIQERILHELHRGVTVIKGEGGYDHNQKNIIFCVVSKPQFYKVRDIAREVDKKAFLVGCEAGDVVGKGFKHLD
- a CDS encoding CCA tRNA nucleotidyltransferase; this encodes MDKARRVLEKLALADYEAYLVGGCVRDLLLNKIPKDFDITTNALPECIEEIFSGYRTLRTGIKHGTITVIFEDEPFEITTYRTDGIYSDHRRPDQITFSASLQEDLARRDFTINAMAYNEAEGLVDPYNGKEDLEKGILRCVGDAALRFEEDALRLLRLLRFASELGFHAEEKTEIAAYEKKELLEKVSKERVREECSKLLCGKHAGQVLVKWIKVLGVVLPELLPMEGFQQRNPHHKYDVLCHTAAVVDSIPEKPYLRWTALLHDIGKPWRYTVDKHGIGHFYGHAKESENIAEIILKRLKMDRESISKILLLIRYHDFRIEAKTELVKEWLCKLGKENFEDLLLLKKADLAGQNPLGGKKNRKLEALCAVTRDILERGQCYQLKDLRIDGNDLIENGMQSGEQIGYALHLLLKNVIKGCVVNEKEMLLDFLIKEELL
- a CDS encoding S-layer homology domain-containing protein, with translation MIRRKLLFLYIGLIIMIVFTTFSFAVENTDEVLKDVKGTAYEQAVQTLLEEGAISGYQEGVFKPDAYITRAEACVMIVKIIYSSKEPLQSVKNSSFSDMNGYGWASPYVNYAVQNRVVSGYGNGVFAPDKNITYNELVTMLVSAKGNTAADLEGVWPDKYYEKAKEMGLFASISNEVEGNMEATRGNAAIMICNGLIER
- a CDS encoding metalloregulator ArsR/SmtB family transcription factor: MNTFRNRIERSIKLEENKKIECCDSLHIHDEIIETVNETMPDEEILYDLAELYKVFGDSTRIRILYVLFEADLCVCDIAQLLNMGQSAISHQLRVLKQARLVKFRREGKSVIYSLSDDHVRTIIDQGIEHISE
- a CDS encoding cation transporter; its protein translation is MKKTFKMQELDCANCAAKMENAIKKIKGVQNAQISFMTQKLTLEAPDEMFDNILEEAINVCKKVEPDCMIVTQ
- a CDS encoding heavy metal translocating P-type ATPase — its product is MSKKQKRVLIRILISGILFAAGEVLLAIDLNPFGKAGAFAFFLIPYLIVGGDILLEAVKNILRGQIFDENFLMVVATVGAFAVGEYPEGVAVMLFYQIGELFQGYAVNASRKSISTLMDIRPDYANIEVDGVLRQVDPEEISVGDIIVVKPGERIPLDGIVKDGVSSVDTSALTGESMPRDLKVGSEALSGCINLNGVLSIRVEKEFGESTVSKILDLVENASSKKAKAENFITKFARYYTPIVVICAALLAIVPPLLIKDALFTDWVQRALIFLVVSCPCALVISIPLGFFGGIGGASKCGVLVKGSNYLEVLAKTGIIVFDKTGTLTKGNFKVAQIYPSQGAAFTENEVLHFAAAAENYSDHPISVSLKEAYGKKIDPKLLENVEEIPGHGVKAIVNGKKVYVGNAKLMELCSVEYEKKSVVGTLVYVAVEESYAGCIVIADEIKADSADAIIKLKNSGIKRTIMLTGDSKNVGQMVGKQLGLDEVYTELLPTGKVSQLEELLKQRKQYGNLAFVGDGINDAPVLAQADVGIAMGGLGSDAAIEAADIVIMDDRPSKIVTAIKISRKTLQIVKQNIVLALGVKGIVLLMGAFGLATMWEAVFADVGVSVLAILNAMRALNVSKYQG
- a CDS encoding chemotaxis protein CheW, with product MQQEMQDKAQSNENTTTVNEIPWIIFKTGDSYFAVLSADVTSISILPEELTGIPDAPDYVRGLANLRDSCIPVLDLRILLNMQILSEEICMFENMMDARKKDHQNWVDELIRSINEKIPFALTSDPHQCAFGKWYDHYKSNNPMVQFQLKKIDEPHKELHNMAVETQQVLNITDAQERERALERIQKQLKDQILPIMLHLLDDTKRVMRDSIREMMLVLDDGTKKCGLAVDEVLRVETLEPVPDTIKIDDYHQMNYVTGISKSKEQIVLLIDEKKLLELV
- a CDS encoding putative bacteriocin export ABC transporter; its protein translation is MQPLIETRNLNKNFGEKSVLSNFTFSADPQEFISITGKSGSGKSTLLNILGLLDQYDSGELLIHNEVISNISGKKALLLRRNYMGYIFQNYALIEDETVEENLKVALRYAPENGQSKKDIIQGALAEVGLENFERKKIYELSGGEQQRVAVARVFIKPCELILADEPTGSLDLENKNLILKLFRKLRENGKTIIIVTHDLEIPKICDKNITL